From the genome of Deinococcus roseus, one region includes:
- a CDS encoding CBS domain-containing protein has translation MLVRDWMTPNPIVISPDTPVLEALKLLGAHHFRRLPIVKDHALIGMVTDKDLKDAMPSKATTLSVWELNYLLSKLTVDEVMASPVVTAFDHEFMEDAALRLQEHKIGGMPVLDKEGNLVGMITITDVLRAFTQIMGLQEGGERITIDVPDVPGSLNRAIEAIKPSNIISVATSGNQFQRRRFVIRVVGEASEAVRDRLTAAGILVYE, from the coding sequence ATGCTCGTACGTGATTGGATGACTCCAAATCCCATTGTGATCTCGCCAGACACCCCGGTGCTGGAGGCCCTGAAGTTGCTGGGTGCCCACCATTTCCGCCGGTTGCCCATTGTGAAAGACCACGCCCTGATTGGCATGGTCACCGACAAGGACCTCAAGGATGCCATGCCTTCCAAGGCCACCACATTGTCGGTTTGGGAGCTCAATTACCTGCTCTCCAAATTGACTGTGGATGAAGTGATGGCCTCACCTGTGGTGACGGCTTTTGACCATGAATTCATGGAAGATGCTGCACTGAGGTTGCAGGAGCATAAAATTGGTGGCATGCCCGTGCTGGACAAAGAAGGCAACCTGGTGGGCATGATCACCATCACCGATGTGCTGAGGGCCTTCACGCAGATCATGGGCTTGCAAGAAGGGGGAGAGCGCATCACCATCGATGTTCCAGATGTTCCGGGAAGCCTGAACCGGGCCATTGAAGCCATCAAACCCTCCAACATCATTTCGGTGGCCACTTCTGGCAACCAGTTTCAACGCCGCCGTTTTGTGATCCGTGTGGTGGGGGAGGCCAGCGAAGCGGTGCGGGACCGTCTGACCGCTGCAGGGATTCTGGTTTACGAATAA
- a CDS encoding phosphotransferase family protein yields MTPKGSGLPAMLLQHLRQVYGPEVEVLQTSTFTSGMAFPIHRLLVQHSGKTLPVVLKFYPAGFEGHFSRESWALTHLPELQIAAPMLLGTSQLPEGSAVVMEWIEGRPLMDLLLPEDHTLASKRFVDQLVKIHSVSIENLEISQENSESAFEGLCTIFENDFQKLHQPILTWTAQRLHKQTTFQKTLLHRDYHPWNVLAEPSGRLVVLDWDWGIGDPREDLGWTRLILQKSNLPLLAEEFTDLYCQQVPDARWNLEVFDVLAHLRWLQLLEKPSARSNMTPEIQQWIEKLQLETQQMIEQISGITIALHRKNPSDI; encoded by the coding sequence ATGACCCCCAAAGGGTCAGGCCTGCCAGCAATGCTGCTGCAACACCTCAGGCAGGTGTATGGACCCGAAGTTGAGGTGTTGCAGACCAGCACTTTCACCAGTGGCATGGCCTTTCCCATTCACCGCCTGCTGGTCCAGCACTCTGGAAAAACACTCCCAGTGGTGCTCAAATTCTATCCTGCTGGTTTTGAGGGGCATTTCAGTCGGGAAAGCTGGGCACTGACCCACCTTCCAGAACTGCAGATTGCAGCCCCTATGCTGCTGGGCACATCTCAGCTTCCAGAGGGGAGTGCCGTGGTGATGGAATGGATCGAGGGCCGTCCATTGATGGACCTCTTGCTGCCCGAAGATCACACCCTGGCTTCAAAACGTTTTGTGGACCAGTTGGTGAAAATTCACAGTGTCTCAATCGAAAACCTGGAAATCTCACAGGAAAATTCTGAAAGCGCTTTCGAGGGCCTATGCACAATTTTTGAAAATGATTTTCAAAAATTGCACCAGCCCATCCTGACCTGGACTGCGCAGCGACTGCACAAGCAGACAACTTTTCAGAAAACCCTGCTGCACCGGGATTACCACCCCTGGAATGTGCTGGCAGAGCCTTCAGGGAGGCTGGTGGTGCTGGACTGGGACTGGGGCATCGGCGATCCCCGGGAGGACCTGGGCTGGACCCGCCTGATCCTGCAAAAATCCAACCTGCCTTTGCTGGCAGAGGAATTCACTGATTTGTATTGCCAGCAGGTTCCCGATGCCCGCTGGAACCTGGAGGTTTTTGATGTGCTGGCCCACCTGAGGTGGCTGCAGCTGCTGGAGAAACCCTCTGCCAGAAGCAACATGACCCCAGAAATCCAGCAGTGGATTGAAAAACTGCAACTGGAAACCCAGCAGATGATAGAGCAGATTTCAGGAATCACCATTGCGCTGCACAGGAAAAACCCCTCAGACATCTGA
- a CDS encoding zinc ribbon domain-containing protein, translated as MNASSMLETLYVIQQMDLELDRLKSDETRIPGDLASARSEREELNEQQEHCRTRQQETRREIQLNELELEDYRQKLGKSREEQQKNAFDARTQVQYENQIQQLSDRVTDLEEALAPLYERAEKLRAQWNDLEEQEDRLSPRLVELEAMDENRIQALRDEHSEKLAKRNELIKTIDARQVKEYEMIRKARKGLAVVAIQNSRCSGCNMQLPVTIQQQAKARKIPAVKCTSCGRILVHL; from the coding sequence ATGAATGCTTCTTCGATGCTAGAAACGCTCTACGTCATTCAACAGATGGACCTGGAGCTGGATCGTTTAAAGAGCGACGAAACGCGCATTCCAGGCGATCTCGCCAGCGCACGCAGCGAGCGGGAGGAACTGAACGAGCAGCAGGAGCACTGCCGGACCCGCCAGCAGGAAACCCGCCGGGAAATCCAGTTGAATGAACTGGAACTGGAAGACTACCGCCAGAAACTGGGAAAATCTCGGGAAGAACAGCAGAAAAATGCTTTTGATGCCCGCACCCAGGTGCAATATGAAAACCAGATCCAGCAGCTTTCGGATCGGGTGACCGATCTGGAAGAAGCCCTGGCCCCCCTGTACGAGCGGGCAGAAAAACTCAGGGCGCAGTGGAACGACCTGGAAGAACAGGAAGACAGACTTTCCCCCCGGCTGGTGGAACTGGAAGCCATGGATGAAAACCGCATTCAGGCCCTCCGGGACGAGCATTCTGAGAAGCTGGCCAAACGCAATGAGCTGATCAAGACCATCGATGCCCGCCAGGTCAAGGAATACGAAATGATTCGCAAGGCCCGCAAGGGGCTGGCTGTGGTGGCCATTCAGAACAGCCGTTGCAGCGGATGCAACATGCAATTGCCTGTCACCATCCAGCAGCAGGCCAAAGCCAGAAAAATACCGGCGGTCAAATGCACGTCCTGTGGGCGCATTCTGGTGCACCTCTGA
- a CDS encoding OmpH family outer membrane protein — protein sequence MKGSKLFAVAAIASAALLGSQFKAQNAPTKIGLVDVDAVFAAHPGYKDLSELGTKANADMEQLKNTLKLPELTTKAQAAGATAKDKQDYATAKTTYDNKGKQWQTQISALQEPLDNDVNSAIASVAKAQGFSVVLSRNAAAKTGLVIYADEQATNLTAAVLKALK from the coding sequence ATGAAAGGTTCTAAACTGTTCGCCGTTGCGGCGATTGCTTCTGCGGCCCTGCTCGGCTCTCAATTCAAAGCCCAAAATGCCCCAACCAAGATTGGTCTGGTGGATGTTGATGCTGTTTTTGCTGCTCACCCTGGCTACAAAGACCTCTCTGAACTTGGCACAAAAGCAAATGCTGACATGGAGCAACTCAAAAACACCCTGAAGTTGCCCGAACTGACCACCAAAGCCCAGGCAGCTGGTGCCACCGCCAAGGACAAGCAGGACTACGCCACCGCCAAGACCACCTATGACAACAAAGGCAAGCAGTGGCAAACCCAGATCTCTGCCCTGCAGGAACCCCTGGACAATGATGTCAACTCAGCCATTGCCAGTGTGGCCAAAGCCCAGGGCTTCAGCGTGGTGCTGAGCCGCAATGCCGCTGCCAAGACCGGGCTGGTGATTTACGCCGACGAGCAGGCCACCAACCTGACCGCTGCTGTGCTGAAAGCACTGAAATAA
- a CDS encoding GNAT family N-acetyltransferase — MQIRLANRKDSLKLTELCLAWEGAPAVHNPELLEELWFQTLTDDDSSVYIAQQDGAASDSPLLGFVHVTYQARPARLGWRATIEELHTQSGAPEVYPALLEAVVAECRRRGDVIALYLITQPDLEPGLSSHQVYQDLGFRKRGRDVLIWTGEL; from the coding sequence ATGCAAATCCGACTTGCCAACCGCAAAGACAGCCTGAAACTCACCGAGTTGTGCCTGGCCTGGGAAGGTGCTCCAGCCGTTCACAACCCTGAATTGCTGGAAGAATTGTGGTTTCAGACCCTCACCGACGATGACAGCAGCGTGTACATTGCCCAGCAAGACGGTGCTGCTTCAGACAGCCCACTGCTGGGTTTTGTGCATGTGACCTACCAGGCCCGGCCTGCCCGTCTGGGCTGGCGGGCCACCATTGAAGAACTGCACACCCAGTCAGGAGCTCCAGAGGTTTACCCGGCTTTGCTGGAAGCTGTGGTGGCAGAGTGCCGACGCCGTGGAGATGTGATTGCCCTGTACCTGATCACCCAGCCAGACCTGGAGCCCGGCCTCAGTTCCCACCAGGTCTATCAGGATCTGGGTTTCCGCAAACGCGGACGGGATGTGTTGATCTGGACTGGAGAGCTTTGA
- the nth gene encoding endonuclease III yields MPSPLKTHPLKTDSDAGSGLLKARKSRARKVLQSMKTLYPAATTELEYGSPFQLLVAVVMSAQATDKSVNIATEKLFQVYPDALSMSQASPEEVESYMKNVNFHYNKARNVVRLSQLLLERHEGQVPNDFEAIIALPGAGRKTANVVLSNVYGMPAIAVDTHVGRLSRRLGLSEHMNPDKVEQDLMQVFPKKEWIFLHHSIILHGRRVCFARKPNCPGCLMNTFCPRIGVEEVAPQPRAHNPSDTDPPPTV; encoded by the coding sequence ATGCCTTCCCCTCTGAAAACACACCCTCTGAAAACAGATTCTGATGCTGGATCAGGTCTTCTGAAAGCCAGGAAAAGTCGGGCCAGAAAAGTCCTGCAATCCATGAAAACCCTCTATCCAGCTGCCACAACCGAACTGGAATATGGCAGCCCCTTTCAATTGCTGGTGGCGGTGGTGATGTCTGCGCAGGCCACCGACAAAAGCGTCAACATCGCCACAGAAAAACTGTTTCAGGTGTACCCGGATGCCCTGAGCATGTCTCAGGCCTCTCCAGAAGAAGTGGAATCTTACATGAAAAATGTCAACTTCCACTACAACAAGGCCCGCAATGTGGTGCGCCTGTCCCAGTTGTTGCTGGAACGCCATGAGGGTCAGGTGCCCAATGATTTTGAGGCCATCATTGCTTTGCCGGGTGCAGGCCGAAAAACCGCCAATGTGGTGCTCTCCAACGTGTATGGCATGCCTGCCATTGCCGTGGACACCCATGTGGGCAGGCTGTCCAGAAGGCTTGGGCTTTCAGAGCACATGAACCCCGACAAGGTGGAACAGGACCTCATGCAGGTCTTTCCCAAAAAAGAGTGGATCTTCCTGCACCATTCCATCATTTTGCACGGAAGAAGGGTGTGTTTTGCACGCAAACCCAACTGTCCGGGTTGCCTGATGAACACTTTTTGCCCCAGGATTGGGGTGGAGGAGGTGGCCCCTCAGCCCAGAGCCCACAACCCCTCTGATACAGACCCTCCACCCACGGTGTAA
- a CDS encoding OmpH family outer membrane protein, translated as MRKSLLALTMLLAGPALAATASTKIGFVDVDKVKAQHPSYKVISQLEKETSKALDPIRQKMVDLQNKVGKSKPTAAQEKQYKDLQTQYNNTFEKYQKQVKPKLDAMAKSIDDAVKKVAKAQGFQIVMSKNVAASSGLVVYADEKSTDLTAAVIKALK; from the coding sequence ATGCGCAAGTCCCTTCTCGCCCTGACCATGCTGCTGGCAGGTCCGGCTCTGGCTGCAACTGCATCCACCAAAATTGGTTTCGTTGATGTGGACAAGGTCAAAGCCCAGCATCCTTCCTACAAGGTGATCAGCCAGCTGGAGAAGGAAACCAGCAAGGCCCTGGACCCCATCCGCCAGAAAATGGTGGATTTGCAAAACAAGGTGGGCAAAAGCAAACCCACTGCTGCCCAGGAAAAACAGTACAAGGACCTGCAAACCCAGTACAACAACACTTTTGAGAAATACCAGAAACAGGTGAAACCCAAACTGGATGCCATGGCCAAAAGCATTGACGATGCCGTCAAAAAAGTGGCCAAAGCCCAGGGGTTCCAGATTGTGATGAGCAAAAATGTTGCTGCTTCTTCGGGTCTGGTGGTTTACGCCGATGAAAAATCCACCGATCTGACAGCTGCCGTCATCAAAGCCCTCAAATAA